A window of the Lysinibacillus irui genome harbors these coding sequences:
- a CDS encoding GNAT family N-acetyltransferase yields the protein MSESSTEISIRHFKHEDMPLLGELYQLVTAKENATFWWVGDEDNWRNVYCAFENGKMVAKGQVSIINVVPPGRSKENNHSLYINLKTIPERESDFDLLDKVYQYLFFRANQLKDNLPKEYGTILCVGNDSTETANNQFFIQKGFRHLNSLFRMNRDLNKPIPELFLQEGFQFSNWKMETSREERDYLDVEAEIWPDTPLGLNRLTEYKKNKLWTSMIIRQEDTLVGGLMVWRENDYGVIEDVFVREPWRKRGIAKFLLTQALGYLKSHQIHSATLMVLTTNKSALSLYESVGFYTANEEIRYFTTLN from the coding sequence TTGAGCGAATCATCAACAGAGATTTCCATTCGTCATTTCAAACATGAAGATATGCCTTTACTTGGCGAGTTATATCAATTAGTAACTGCAAAAGAAAATGCAACGTTTTGGTGGGTCGGTGATGAAGATAATTGGCGTAACGTTTATTGTGCATTTGAAAATGGAAAAATGGTCGCTAAGGGGCAAGTAAGCATAATTAACGTTGTCCCCCCTGGTCGTTCAAAAGAAAACAATCACTCTCTATACATTAATCTTAAAACTATTCCCGAAAGAGAAAGTGACTTTGATTTACTCGATAAAGTCTATCAGTATCTTTTCTTTAGAGCCAATCAATTAAAGGATAACCTACCTAAAGAATATGGAACAATACTTTGTGTTGGTAACGATTCAACAGAAACAGCAAACAATCAATTTTTTATCCAAAAAGGATTCCGTCATCTGAACAGTTTGTTTCGCATGAATCGTGACTTGAATAAACCTATTCCTGAATTATTTCTCCAAGAAGGCTTTCAATTTTCGAATTGGAAGATGGAGACATCTCGCGAGGAAAGAGATTACCTAGATGTAGAAGCTGAAATTTGGCCTGACACTCCACTAGGACTTAATAGATTAACTGAATACAAGAAAAACAAACTATGGACATCGATGATCATACGTCAAGAAGATACCCTTGTGGGCGGACTAATGGTATGGCGAGAGAATGACTATGGTGTAATAGAGGATGTTTTTGTCCGTGAACCATGGAGGAAGCGCGGCATCGCTAAGTTTTTGCTTACACAAGCTTTGGGTTATCTAAAATCTCATCAGATACATTCCGCTACCCTCATGGTATTAACTACAAATAAGTCCGCTTTATCTTTATACGAATCTGTTGGATTTTATACGGCTAATGAAGAGATAAGGTACTTTACAACACTGAATTAG
- a CDS encoding DUF2642 domain-containing protein, with product MKNLIQDFDKEIVKLEVTGKKILKGIIIDSSSELVVLFNGKEFFYIPFNHIHEIKIDDVNEDGLKIPSSITQDKIFNDSNEEMTFAKVLTKSLGTFLEIQVLNNQPFHGYISSILNDYIVFQSPVYKKMYIPIKHIKTIVPYSHQQKPYQLTDDEFLITACNEHFPSTFEAQIGNLRNKLIVLNLSEKNNFTGKITEIKGSIIQFQTAKDIVYYNLQHIKTIHTP from the coding sequence TTGAAGAATTTGATTCAAGATTTTGATAAAGAAATCGTTAAATTAGAAGTAACAGGGAAAAAAATACTCAAAGGAATCATAATTGATAGCAGTAGTGAATTAGTTGTTTTATTTAACGGTAAAGAATTTTTTTATATTCCTTTTAATCACATTCATGAGATAAAAATAGATGATGTTAATGAAGATGGACTTAAAATTCCTTCATCTATAACACAGGATAAAATATTTAACGATTCAAATGAAGAAATGACGTTTGCAAAAGTTCTAACAAAATCTTTAGGGACATTTTTAGAAATTCAGGTGTTAAATAATCAGCCATTCCATGGATATATCTCCAGTATTTTAAATGATTATATTGTATTTCAATCTCCCGTTTACAAAAAAATGTATATTCCCATTAAACATATAAAAACAATCGTACCTTATAGTCACCAACAGAAGCCGTATCAACTAACAGATGATGAATTTTTAATTACTGCATGTAACGAACATTTCCCAAGTACTTTTGAGGCTCAAATTGGAAATTTAAGAAATAAACTTATAGTATTAAACTTAAGTGAAAAAAACAATTTTACAGGGAAAATAACTGAAATAAAAGGTTCAATTATCCAATTTCAAACTGCTAAGGATATCGTCTATTATAATCTCCAACATATAAAAACTATTCATACTCCATGA
- a CDS encoding carboxymuconolactone decarboxylase family protein, producing the protein MTQRINYYEIAPDAMKIMMEMEKYTKKSAIERKLRELIKIRASQINGCAYCINMHTADAKKMGETEQRLYCISAWRECTFYSEAEKVALELTEHITLIPEKRVPDVLYERVRKHFDEKAYVDLVILINQINSWNRISIAMGNVAE; encoded by the coding sequence ATGACACAACGTATAAATTACTATGAAATTGCACCGGATGCTATGAAGATCATGATGGAAATGGAAAAATACACGAAGAAAAGTGCTATCGAAAGAAAACTTCGTGAACTCATTAAAATTAGAGCCTCTCAAATTAATGGTTGTGCCTATTGCATCAACATGCACACTGCTGATGCTAAAAAGATGGGAGAAACGGAACAACGTTTATACTGTATTAGTGCTTGGAGAGAATGTACATTTTATTCAGAAGCTGAAAAAGTAGCATTAGAATTAACGGAACATATTACACTTATTCCAGAAAAACGAGTTCCTGATGTTTTATATGAACGTGTACGTAAGCATTTTGATGAAAAAGCGTATGTCGATCTAGTTATCTTGATTAATCAAATTAATAGCTGGAATCGAATTTCTATAGCGATGGGCAATGTAGCAGAATAA
- a CDS encoding Rrf2 family transcriptional regulator, producing MKYSVMVEYALHSLVYLIDVPPNESIGIKDLSEFQGLSETYLSKVLGKLSKEGIVSSVSGVKGGYRLNKKPQDISFWDVVRAVEGEDPIFQCKNIKANFAYQKTNEQCESCIGQSNCTINSVMLEAEEQMRNYLRSKTIAWLEEELQRTLPGKQLEEAKNFFKKGNK from the coding sequence ATGAAATATAGTGTTATGGTTGAATATGCACTACATAGTCTTGTTTATTTAATCGATGTACCACCAAATGAAAGTATTGGCATAAAAGATTTATCTGAATTTCAAGGATTATCAGAGACCTATCTTTCAAAAGTTTTAGGGAAGTTGTCCAAGGAAGGGATTGTAAGTTCCGTATCTGGAGTAAAAGGGGGGTATCGACTCAATAAAAAACCACAAGATATTTCATTTTGGGATGTTGTGCGTGCCGTAGAAGGTGAAGATCCGATATTTCAATGTAAGAATATTAAAGCGAATTTTGCTTATCAAAAAACAAACGAACAGTGTGAATCCTGTATAGGTCAATCGAATTGCACGATTAATAGTGTAATGCTAGAAGCTGAAGAACAAATGCGTAATTATTTAAGAAGTAAAACAATAGCTTGGTTAGAAGAGGAACTACAACGGACATTACCGGGAAAGCAACTAGAAGAAGCAAAAAACTTCTTTAAAAAAGGGAATAAATAA
- a CDS encoding gamma-type small acid-soluble spore protein → MAKNNNNNQNFSSKIPNATPNAMNSMNVEFGNETDVNQVRQQIQQAEANKQQASGSRNAMNSMNVEFGSETDVNQVRQQIQQAEAKKQQASGSRNAMNSMNVEFGSETDVNQVRQQIQQAEANKQQASGSRNAMNSMNVEFGRETDVNQIRQQIQQAEANKKFASGRFANENNTNNQ, encoded by the coding sequence ATGGCAAAAAATAATAACAACAACCAAAACTTCAGCTCTAAAATTCCTAATGCAACGCCAAATGCAATGAATTCAATGAATGTTGAATTCGGGAATGAGACTGATGTGAACCAAGTTAGACAACAAATTCAACAAGCGGAAGCGAACAAACAACAAGCTTCTGGTTCAAGGAATGCAATGAATTCCATGAACGTTGAATTTGGTAGTGAAACTGATGTGAATCAGGTTCGACAACAAATCCAACAAGCGGAAGCGAAGAAACAACAAGCTTCTGGTTCAAGAAATGCAATGAATTCCATGAACGTTGAATTTGGTAGTGAAACTGATGTGAATCAGGTTCGACAACAAATCCAACAAGCAGAAGCGAACAAACAACAAGCTTCTGGTTCAAGAAATGCAATGAATTCCATGAACGTTGAATTTGGGAGAGAAACTGATGTAAATCAAATCAGACAACAAATCCAACAAGCGGAAGCGAACAAAAAATTTGCTTCTGGTCGTTTTGCAAACGAAAATAATACAAATAATCAATAG
- a CDS encoding TetR/AcrR family transcriptional regulator, translating into MKDRKQVVIESTIQLFTEKGYQHTSVQDILDRANISKGTFYNYFSSKNECLKAVLEQNRRERDVLKEEILVGQKMNDVEILVDQLMASLRIKEKYNLMPLFREISFLHDEELQKILADHRFHEITWLKNRLYDIYGEDGKPYYYECAVIFFGTFQYLSFYWNLATNTTIDIKKVICRSLRYVENFLPEMIACGEVFLDPKDMYLIESEFETKMVTKDMILEKLGKFDKNMSTVELPQQSIELTSLLLEEMGREKPRISVLEIMLKPFRNAFTDTIYTVEAEEIANIFWLYIKMQKNRS; encoded by the coding sequence ATGAAAGATCGTAAACAAGTAGTCATCGAATCAACAATACAGTTATTTACGGAAAAAGGTTATCAACATACCTCTGTGCAAGATATTTTAGATAGAGCCAATATTTCAAAAGGGACATTTTATAATTATTTTTCATCAAAGAATGAATGTTTGAAGGCTGTTTTAGAACAAAATCGGCGAGAGAGGGATGTTTTAAAAGAGGAAATTCTTGTTGGACAGAAAATGAATGATGTCGAAATTTTGGTTGATCAGTTAATGGCTTCATTAAGAATTAAGGAAAAATATAATTTAATGCCATTATTTCGTGAAATCTCTTTTTTACATGATGAAGAGTTACAAAAAATTCTTGCGGATCATCGTTTCCATGAAATCACATGGTTAAAAAATAGATTGTATGATATTTATGGCGAGGACGGAAAGCCTTATTACTATGAATGTGCCGTGATATTTTTCGGTACATTTCAATACTTGTCTTTTTACTGGAATTTAGCAACGAATACGACGATCGATATCAAAAAGGTAATCTGTAGATCATTAAGATATGTAGAAAATTTCCTTCCAGAGATGATAGCATGTGGTGAGGTTTTTTTAGATCCAAAAGATATGTATTTGATCGAAAGTGAATTCGAAACCAAGATGGTAACGAAAGACATGATACTAGAGAAGTTGGGGAAGTTTGATAAAAACATGTCGACTGTCGAGCTTCCCCAACAATCCATCGAACTAACTTCTTTGCTTTTAGAAGAAATGGGTCGGGAAAAGCCTAGGATTAGTGTGTTAGAAATTATGCTAAAACCATTTCGTAATGCATTTACTGACACAATCTATACTGTCGAGGCTGAAGAGATAGCCAATATTTTTTGGCTCTATATAAAAATGCAAAAAAATAGATCGTGA
- a CDS encoding spore coat protein, with amino-acid sequence MATFEIGARGIFNFRNERFFLLVEDEITIPEKGVEIDPVNIYEIDEQTFNFIRDEGDTPVVVPRFNLPPVPPGFELERKCIFTVDNSYFVIYELENGTDNFVMLRIGAALFNSLRNSGVHECIPQNFIN; translated from the coding sequence ATGGCAACATTTGAAATTGGAGCGAGAGGCATTTTCAATTTTCGAAACGAACGCTTTTTCCTATTAGTTGAAGATGAAATCACAATTCCAGAAAAAGGTGTGGAGATTGATCCAGTTAATATCTATGAAATTGACGAACAAACTTTCAATTTTATTAGAGATGAAGGAGATACACCTGTAGTTGTACCACGTTTTAATCTTCCTCCTGTACCACCTGGATTTGAATTAGAACGAAAATGTATTTTTACAGTCGATAATTCTTACTTTGTGATATATGAATTAGAAAATGGCACTGATAACTTTGTTATGTTAAGAATCGGTGCAGCTTTATTTAACTCATTGAGAAATTCTGGTGTTCATGAATGTATTCCTCAAAATTTCATTAATTAA
- a CDS encoding arsenic transporter, which yields MDSSITIMLVVFILTIIFMLWRPFGINETIPTTIGAVIVLMTGIVSWNDVLGILGIVSGPSLTILSTIMMSIVLESIGFFRWIAYNIVIKSKESGIRLYVYIILLCFLMTMLFNNDGSILITTPIIIHIVKLLRFKPHQALPYLISGALIATAASAPIAVSNISNLIALEIVGLSLNSYVEMVFIPSMIGIITITFLLYFYFKRSIPKRTKALPINVNTNEQLLYSHPLDIRTDYVTIDWKMFRICLIIVVATRASFFALSPLGIPIEWIGLFGAAILITVRWLRMRTGLTDIIKNSPWYIFLFAFNMYVLVYGLKNVGLNDIIIKTFKTSVEHDILNAAMIMGLLSTFLSNVFNNLPTVMIGTLSIMEMGLDPLYLQVAYLANVIGSDIGALLTPIGTLATLIWMFILKRHGILITWGNYLKVTILVVPIGLIVSLFSLYLWVALIFE from the coding sequence TTGGATAGTTCAATTACTATCATGTTGGTTGTTTTTATTTTAACTATAATATTCATGCTGTGGAGACCATTTGGAATAAATGAAACTATTCCAACAACGATCGGTGCAGTGATTGTGTTGATGACAGGTATTGTATCTTGGAACGATGTCCTAGGGATATTGGGTATTGTCAGTGGTCCATCACTGACAATACTTTCAACGATCATGATGTCAATTGTACTTGAAAGTATAGGATTCTTTCGTTGGATTGCTTATAACATCGTCATTAAATCCAAGGAATCTGGTATTAGACTATACGTGTATATTATTTTGCTATGTTTTTTAATGACTATGCTTTTTAATAATGATGGAAGTATTCTCATTACAACGCCCATAATTATACACATAGTCAAGCTCCTTCGTTTTAAACCTCATCAAGCATTACCCTATTTAATTTCAGGTGCACTTATTGCCACAGCTGCTAGTGCACCTATTGCTGTAAGTAATATCTCTAATCTGATTGCATTAGAGATTGTTGGTCTTAGTTTAAATAGTTATGTGGAAATGGTATTTATTCCATCAATGATTGGTATCATAACTATTACGTTTTTATTATATTTCTATTTTAAACGATCTATCCCTAAAAGAACTAAGGCTCTACCAATCAATGTTAATACAAATGAACAGCTCTTGTATTCGCATCCGCTAGATATTCGTACAGACTATGTAACGATCGATTGGAAAATGTTTAGAATATGCTTAATTATCGTTGTAGCAACAAGGGCAAGTTTCTTTGCACTATCCCCATTAGGTATTCCAATAGAATGGATTGGTTTATTTGGTGCTGCCATTTTAATTACAGTTAGATGGCTTAGAATGAGAACAGGACTAACAGATATCATTAAAAATTCGCCATGGTATATTTTTTTATTCGCATTTAATATGTATGTGCTTGTGTATGGTCTTAAAAATGTGGGACTGAATGATATTATCATAAAAACTTTTAAGACATCAGTAGAACATGATATTTTAAACGCAGCCATGATTATGGGGCTATTATCTACATTCCTGTCAAATGTCTTTAACAATCTTCCTACAGTGATGATCGGTACATTGTCCATAATGGAGATGGGACTTGACCCTTTATACTTACAAGTAGCTTATTTAGCAAATGTGATAGGTAGTGATATTGGTGCATTATTAACCCCAATTGGTACATTAGCAACGCTCATTTGGATGTTTATTTTAAAAAGACATGGAATCCTTATTACTTGGGGAAATTATTTAAAAGTTACAATCCTTGTTGTTCCAATTGGGTTAATTGTAAGCTTATTTAGTCTATATTTATGGGTTGCCTTAATTTTTGAATAG
- a CDS encoding MarR family winged helix-turn-helix transcriptional regulator, giving the protein MIKDINDYFTTIFYHLHTTHEDVISHQSVRILQMIQKEAEVTVRDIAGLLNISPNTASEHIKKLERHGWVTKERASDDQRKVILHLTPEGLQVLKKNSELDEDKLQQALLQLTEQEQQAILQAFRRLSEVAK; this is encoded by the coding sequence ATGATTAAAGATATAAATGACTATTTTACAACGATTTTCTATCATCTACATACAACACATGAGGATGTCATTTCCCATCAAAGCGTCCGTATTTTACAGATGATTCAAAAGGAGGCGGAAGTAACAGTACGTGATATTGCTGGATTACTAAATATTTCTCCCAATACAGCGTCAGAGCATATTAAAAAGCTGGAGCGCCATGGCTGGGTGACAAAGGAGCGGGCGAGTGATGATCAACGGAAAGTTATTCTTCATTTAACCCCAGAAGGGCTACAGGTGCTGAAGAAAAACTCCGAATTAGATGAGGACAAGCTACAGCAGGCACTTCTTCAGCTAACTGAACAGGAACAGCAAGCTATCCTACAGGCATTTAGACGCCTAAGTGAGGTGGCGAAATAA
- a CDS encoding glycosyltransferase, whose product MSENKQFIVNENDVKFSVIIPAHNEEKYIGGCLDSIAKAAQLYKNQVEVIVVLNRCTDRTEEIAKSYNCVTLVNEDKNLSKIRNAGAALAKGEILITIDADTRMTEHFLSEVEKHLASNQYIGGGVNGNFERVSLGIIVSTMLLIVPLLFKYGFISVGIFWCYRKDFQAIKGFNEKMLMAEDADFAKRLKQLGKTNGKKYGTIKNGMITSCRRFDHYGDWILLKRPSLILAYLKGNNHKAANEAYYEDQAR is encoded by the coding sequence ATGTCCGAAAACAAGCAATTTATTGTTAATGAAAATGATGTGAAATTTTCCGTTATAATACCCGCTCATAATGAAGAAAAGTATATAGGTGGATGCCTAGATTCAATTGCAAAAGCTGCACAACTTTATAAAAATCAAGTTGAAGTGATTGTGGTGCTTAACCGTTGTACAGATAGAACAGAGGAAATTGCAAAGTCATACAATTGTGTAACATTGGTAAATGAAGATAAAAATTTATCCAAAATTAGAAATGCGGGAGCTGCTTTAGCAAAAGGTGAAATCTTGATTACAATCGATGCAGATACTCGAATGACTGAACATTTTTTATCCGAAGTTGAAAAGCATCTAGCTTCTAATCAATACATTGGAGGAGGAGTAAACGGAAATTTCGAGAGAGTGTCGCTTGGAATCATTGTTTCAACCATGCTATTGATAGTTCCCTTATTGTTTAAATATGGTTTTATTTCTGTAGGGATTTTTTGGTGCTATAGAAAGGATTTCCAAGCAATTAAAGGTTTTAATGAGAAGATGCTTATGGCTGAAGATGCTGATTTTGCAAAACGATTAAAACAATTAGGAAAAACAAATGGAAAAAAATACGGAACAATAAAGAATGGTATGATCACTTCTTGCAGGCGTTTCGATCATTATGGGGACTGGATTTTACTTAAACGACCTAGTTTGATTTTAGCTTACTTAAAAGGCAATAATCATAAGGCTGCAAATGAAGCCTATTATGAAGATCAAGCAAGATGA
- a CDS encoding FusB/FusC family EF-G-binding protein, translating into MENQTIQPFLTVANYHLLEQQLNKILHALTTTKDKNVILAVRGLVDTEITTKLELSAEELKLIEQLFAVTDRAQGDAFLEQLKPYVIPFKPVTASTLKALFKKEKKLKLPNLEELDFQQICYLAWDDPGTHRKYVVLEQNGQLKGIKGIFANNTVRGICAICNRHSDVGLFTTSIKGQVVGTFTNHSNYICADSKTCNEHVTDMDRTHEFFERITQK; encoded by the coding sequence ATGGAAAACCAAACAATTCAGCCGTTTTTAACGGTCGCAAATTATCATTTACTAGAACAACAGTTAAATAAAATTTTACATGCCCTTACGACAACAAAGGATAAAAATGTTATTCTTGCCGTACGTGGGCTTGTTGATACTGAAATTACAACTAAATTAGAGCTTTCCGCCGAGGAATTAAAATTAATTGAACAGCTATTTGCTGTGACAGATCGTGCGCAGGGAGATGCATTTTTAGAACAATTAAAACCATATGTCATCCCGTTCAAGCCAGTGACAGCCAGCACGCTAAAGGCTCTATTTAAAAAAGAAAAAAAGCTAAAGTTACCAAATTTAGAAGAACTGGATTTTCAACAAATTTGCTATCTTGCTTGGGATGATCCAGGAACACATCGTAAATATGTTGTTCTTGAACAAAATGGACAGCTAAAAGGCATTAAGGGCATATTTGCCAACAACACTGTGCGTGGTATATGCGCCATCTGTAATCGTCATTCAGATGTCGGCTTATTTACAACGTCCATTAAAGGCCAAGTGGTAGGCACATTTACCAACCATAGTAATTACATTTGCGCCGATAGTAAAACATGTAATGAGCATGTCACAGATATGGACAGAACTCACGAATTTTTCGAACGTATTACACAAAAATAG
- a CDS encoding S-adenosylmethionine decarboxylase related protein encodes MEQLNQYSITILGSKGGVAKSILSILNHSAIDKNDPIHHVITSSKLFLIDIEQNPLDYYDTLFPHLNDKITLLQFDLSDTAKFTEHLQSTNTKLVIDVSWADTIDMLQCCNKLGVHYINSALENTAVDLDESLYGFPLTERYYRFEDIKETLTNTRAIIGSGMNPGVVQWMAFKLLEDHADNKPLACYIIEHDSSFYKDKTLIQPKTIYSTWSVECFLDEAILSYPMFVHHHLPLYLYDDVYASEFKVKLGEKEFYGCLMPHEEVLTLGEIYDFEIGFIYRVNEYTTELIRKNLDNVDDLWDWKQKLIDPSDGEVEGEDLVGVLLVYSDKEIYMYNSMKSSDIFPKYKTSATYFQVACGIYAGTASLMLDNVPLGVYYVDELLLNTQSDYGKYLNYYMQNFVYGENNSSDGLLHQRMKRIE; translated from the coding sequence GTGGAACAACTTAACCAATATTCTATCACTATCCTTGGAAGTAAGGGCGGTGTTGCTAAGTCAATACTATCTATTCTTAATCATTCCGCTATAGATAAAAACGATCCTATCCATCATGTTATTACAAGTTCGAAACTATTTCTAATAGATATCGAACAAAATCCATTAGATTATTATGATACTTTGTTTCCACATTTAAATGATAAAATTACCCTCTTACAATTTGACCTAAGTGACACAGCTAAGTTTACTGAACATCTACAATCAACAAACACAAAATTAGTTATTGATGTATCCTGGGCTGATACAATTGACATGCTACAATGCTGTAATAAACTGGGTGTTCATTATATTAACTCCGCTTTAGAAAATACTGCGGTAGATCTGGATGAGAGTTTATATGGTTTCCCCTTGACTGAACGCTATTATCGATTTGAAGATATAAAAGAAACACTTACTAATACAAGAGCGATTATTGGCTCAGGTATGAACCCGGGAGTCGTTCAATGGATGGCATTTAAGTTATTGGAAGATCATGCTGATAACAAACCATTAGCTTGTTACATTATTGAACATGACAGCTCTTTCTATAAAGACAAAACGCTTATTCAGCCTAAAACTATTTATTCTACTTGGTCTGTTGAATGTTTTCTGGATGAAGCAATTTTAAGCTATCCAATGTTTGTCCACCACCATTTACCATTATACTTATACGATGACGTCTATGCTTCTGAATTTAAGGTGAAATTGGGGGAAAAGGAATTTTACGGTTGTCTTATGCCTCATGAAGAAGTACTGACATTAGGTGAAATATATGATTTTGAAATAGGATTTATCTATCGAGTCAATGAATATACAACCGAATTAATTAGAAAAAATCTAGATAATGTAGATGATCTTTGGGATTGGAAGCAAAAACTGATTGACCCATCTGATGGAGAGGTGGAAGGAGAGGACCTTGTTGGTGTTCTATTAGTATACAGTGATAAGGAAATTTATATGTATAACTCGATGAAAAGTAGTGATATATTCCCAAAATATAAAACTAGCGCAACTTACTTTCAAGTAGCTTGTGGAATATATGCAGGGACTGCGAGTTTAATGTTAGATAATGTTCCTTTAGGTGTATACTATGTCGATGAATTATTATTAAATACACAAAGTGATTATGGAAAATACTTGAACTATTATATGCAGAATTTCGTCTATGGTGAAAATAACAGTTCGGATGGTTTATTACATCAAAGGATGAAGAGAATTGAATAA
- a CDS encoding serine/threonine protein kinase, whose amino-acid sequence MENDWNKAIGSLSQINVFSNPNNEPVTISGEADDLRCIGVGTDAAVFQYLSAPAYAFKLYAKDKVHKVKVEANVYRILGDSPFFSTCFASSDEYLVLSYEKGKTLFDCILQGIHIPEQVVNEVEAAREYVRIKGLNPRDIHLKNILLQNGRIKIIDVSEYTQPGNDCRWEHLKKGYEQYYHLIDGNSVPFWLVETIRKWYNLRGKNTSYEEFTKNILKLLYKK is encoded by the coding sequence ATGGAAAACGACTGGAACAAAGCTATAGGTTCTCTTTCTCAAATAAACGTTTTTTCAAATCCAAATAACGAGCCAGTAACTATAAGTGGTGAAGCGGATGATTTGAGGTGTATCGGTGTTGGGACAGATGCGGCTGTTTTTCAATATCTTTCTGCTCCAGCTTATGCATTTAAATTATATGCCAAGGACAAAGTACACAAGGTAAAAGTTGAAGCAAATGTTTACCGAATATTAGGAGATTCACCTTTCTTTTCAACATGTTTTGCATCATCCGACGAATACCTTGTTTTAAGTTATGAAAAAGGAAAAACGCTCTTTGACTGCATTCTACAAGGTATTCATATTCCAGAACAGGTTGTAAATGAAGTGGAGGCTGCAAGAGAATATGTCCGGATAAAGGGCCTTAACCCTCGTGATATTCATTTAAAAAATATTTTATTACAAAATGGCAGAATTAAAATAATTGATGTCTCTGAATACACCCAACCAGGCAATGATTGTCGATGGGAGCATTTAAAAAAAGGATATGAGCAATACTATCATCTAATAGACGGAAATTCTGTGCCGTTCTGGTTAGTAGAAACGATTCGAAAGTGGTATAACCTGCGGGGAAAAAATACTTCATATGAAGAGTTTACAAAAAATATTTTAAAACTATTGTATAAAAAATAA
- a CDS encoding class I SAM-dependent methyltransferase: MILNKQGFDLWADDYDQTVQLSEENNQYPFAGYKAILNKIFNEVMDVPASTVLDIGFGTGILTAKLYEHGHKINGFDFSSNMIAIAKEKMPQANLIEWDLTKGLPTVLLQQSYDAVISTYALHHFTDEQKVSYITQLLEHLKPNGKMLIGDVAFNTREQLEQCRLDSKGYWDDDEFYFVHEELQALLQDSCQLTFDPISHCGGVFVITNHVKDNG; encoded by the coding sequence ATGATATTAAATAAACAGGGATTCGATTTATGGGCGGATGATTATGATCAAACCGTTCAGCTAAGTGAGGAAAACAATCAATATCCATTTGCAGGCTATAAGGCGATATTAAATAAAATTTTTAACGAAGTAATGGACGTTCCAGCTTCGACTGTTTTAGATATAGGCTTTGGAACAGGCATTTTAACTGCCAAGCTTTATGAGCATGGCCATAAGATCAATGGCTTCGATTTTTCTTCTAACATGATAGCTATTGCGAAAGAAAAAATGCCACAGGCTAATTTAATCGAGTGGGATTTAACGAAAGGGTTACCTACCGTGCTGTTGCAGCAGTCATATGATGCCGTTATTAGTACCTATGCGCTCCATCATTTTACAGATGAGCAAAAGGTGTCGTATATTACCCAATTATTAGAGCATCTAAAGCCCAATGGTAAAATGTTAATTGGCGATGTTGCCTTTAACACAAGGGAGCAGCTAGAACAATGTCGACTGGATAGCAAAGGCTATTGGGATGATGATGAATTTTATTTTGTCCACGAGGAGCTACAAGCTTTATTGCAGGATAGTTGTCAGCTAACATTTGATCCGATATCACACTGTGGTGGAGTTTTTGTCATCACAAACCATGTTAAGGACAATGGTTAA